The following nucleotide sequence is from Strigops habroptila isolate Jane chromosome Z, bStrHab1.2.pri, whole genome shotgun sequence.
TTTGGTACTGGAACTGGCAGAGCTGACACAGTGCTCCTTTTGGAAAAGCATACTTTCATGCCATCTAAAGGGCAGCGCTGAGACGCCATAAATGTTTGTGTTTCCTGGAGGTAAGGTGTGAGATAATTGAATCAATGAAGGAGAAATTATCAAGAAAGATAATCTACTAAAGGCTGGAGGCTAATTATTAAAACCCCTTTCCTCTAAGCACTAAAACCACACTCTACATGcacaaagcttttattttcctactcCCTCAAATACCATCTACTGAAATGCTACTGTGCCACCAAGAAAAGATAACTGTGGAGGGAAATTTCAGTCTTACCTTTGATTAGTGCTTTTCCTGTACCCACTACCTTTGTTGATATAATAGGTCTGCATTCAAccactttttaaagtaaacagAATTATAGTTGTAATACAACTTGAGAAATTAGTCCTATTTAGTGTAATAGTAAGGTACTTCTTGGAAAATGTGAACAAGCCAatgaagcaatgaaaataatacaaaaaataatatGTGTTAGGTGCAACCACTACATgttgttctcatttttttcaattttacaAAAAACCACACCATACTTCCTTGCATGAGCATGGAGTTCAAGGCAGAAGCAAGGTTAATCACAGGGTGCTGTGTTTGTAATTTGGCATCTTGTAACTTTTCAGGGCTGTGCAAAACAAGcaggattttctttcatttcttaagTCTGGGTAAGCAAACCCGGGCCAGTAAAAAGTCTGTCAGACAATGGAGGCCAGTATTTTGAGAATGCTTTATTTGGTAAGCACATGTGACATGCTTAACTTTTCTATGATACCTGTTGTGCTATCTTGTGTCACAATCTGTTTGTGTAGCTCTTAAGGCTAAAGGAGCAAATTAGCTAATAAAGAGGTCAGTGATACTACAGTTTCATTTCAAGAAGCTTCTCATGTAGTTTACAGAGGAATCTGAAATGGTATTTTACTTTCACAGGCATGGAATTTGACAACTGGCTTTACTTCTGGGGACTTTATCTCTGGAATACGATAAAACTGACCAATGAAAAATCTGacataatatatataaacatattaaAACACACCATCTATCACTCTTTAAAGAGAatttcaagaaggaaatttattgttttttattattatggcAAAGATGTTTTTGGTAGCCCACAAATACTTGTCTGCTTtgcaaatagaatcatagaatagttagggttggaagggaccttaagatcgtctaaTTCCAATTCCGCTGCCATGGACAGGCGCACCTCATACAAAACCATGTCACCTAAGACTccatccagcttggccttgaacactgccagggatggagcattcacaacttccttgggcaacccattccagtgcctcaccaccctcacagtaaagaacttcttccttatatctaacccaaacttctcctgtttaagtttgaacccaaaCGCAGGAAATGGCAACAAAGACAAATGAAGCCCACAGCATTGAAGAACTGTAATTGTTAACTTGTCATCCTGCTTTCTTCAGGGTATTCTAGAGCGCTTAGATGCTGGAGAAATTGTGATTGGAGATGGAGGATTTGTCTTTGCTCTTGAAAAGAGGGGATATGTAAAAGCTGGGCCTTGGACTCCTGAAGCAACTGTAGAGCACCCAGAAGCAGGTCAGTTTTATTGGGAAATGGTGATCCTGTAGTGAATGTAAACATGGTTgtctaaataataaatatagGAAGATGTAGTAGGTTTTTAAATGGAAGTGTTACTTGACACTGTTAGAATTGCACTTTTAAGAACAGCCTAAGACTATATAGATGAAATGTTCATCTTGGAATCATAGGAAGGTTGGGTTGGAAGAGTCattgaagatcatctagttccactcccactgccatgggcaagggcaccttctactagaccaggttgatcaaagcctcatccaacccggccttgaacacttccaaggatcTTACTCCTTTTTCTTGCTCTAACACTGGCCAAAAGCAGTTGGCTGGGTAAGAAAGAGTATAAGCAATGCAAACATGTAGTGGTACGTCTCCAGAATGCTCTCCCAGTCTTCAATAATTTGCAATGCAGTGGCTTTTTGACTCAGACATTGTATCTTTGTATTTAACAGCGTTCAATGATTTCTGTCTCTTGGATTTGTCTAGTCCGTCCTTGACTGATACAAAGCTTATCATTTAAAACATCTTGTGAAAAAGAATTCTGCTCTTAACTGCTTTATTATGTTCTAATCATTCTAGGACTTCTATATTGTTACAAATTACTACAGTTCGTTTATTaattctttcaggaaaatagCAGTTTTTAATAAACAATGGAATGAGAGTATTTAATCTGTCTGGCTCCACTGTGAAATGGGGAATGATAAACCTCAGAATAACCTAAGAATTGCAATAAAAATTTAATGGAATAACTCTCTTAAACTGGTCGGAATCAAAACGAGCAATCATTCCATGCCTTCCAGATGATAGTGTTTAGCGTAAGTAGTGCAAAAGGAGATGCTATTACCTATTTATGTAGGCTTCATTACAAGAAAGCATTTGCCCTAGTAGTGTGATGGGCAGTTAATCCCACAAGCCGATTCAGAATATCctggagaataaaaaaattctttgctctgttttaaGTGTTTGCCCCTTCAGATTAGTCCTTTCTCTATtcagggggagaaggaagaagaagggaaggaggagagttATTTTAGCCCTCAGAATTACACTGCTTTTTACACCTTAACTATTTATTCACCATAATCCTTCTCAGCCTTCATGTGTCATTTCATGTGGCATGCCTGACTTAGGGTCATGGACAGCCTTAGATAATGCAGACTTCCAGCAAAGGTTTACAGGGTGATGACCTAATTTGCTGATTCTCATCTCCCCCTGAAATATCACATCACCTCTCCCTGTTTCTCATCAACTCTATCTTTGTCTGCCCTTACACATTCCATCTTACAAATCATAGGACTTATTccattctttttgtttctgctttgcttacTTATTTTGCACCTCAAGAGCCCTTGATGCTTTCCATGTCTTTTCAGGAAGTTCAGATTTCAGTTCGTGGGGATTGCAAGACATCATCCTGCATAGGGGCAGTTGCAGATGGTTTGAATTGGCTAAATTGGCACACAGATTTGCTTTAAATGAGTGATCAGTAGTCACAGGTTAGAATCCAGCCTTCTAAGAATTGCTACTGATTTGCTAGAACATAATTGCTCATGTTTGTAAGATAGTTATTCATTTCTTAAAAGCCCTTCATAGGCTATTTATAAATACACCCTTCACTGGAAATGTGTTCATTTCTATTCATGCAGTgtgcagcctcccctcccttACTGCTTTTGGCTCCTGCATGCTCAAGGGTCATGTTACTTTGAAAACAGGTGTAAAGAACAGAAGGAGCAACTGGCTGGGCCATTGGGTGTAAATACGATACAACTACCAGACCTTCTTGTCTTtgtaaggaaggaaggaaaaggagggaggtTCTGAGAATGCAGCAAGGAATGAAGAGTGGGGGGAGTGAGTTCAAGGCCATTATATCCATTACAAGAGAGAAGTTTTCAAGACTGACAAGTTTAGAAATGAGAcctaaatatttcttctgagCCAGATCAGATGCTGCTTTGTAGTGACCAATATGCATAGGCACGTATTGCCTTCACGTCCTGTTAGCTTAAGAGTGTGTCTTTTGTGAAATATCCAACTCAGTGGTgaattgaaatgaaaacacagtgttATACAATCTGGCTTCTAAGTTGCATCAAATTGTTATTAATCGTTTAGCCTCATATGTGGCTGTTATCCGCATTTCTAAAATGATGGAGAAATACACAAGAAGCAAATTAGAgtgctttgtggttttggtaGTGCAGACTGCTGTGGGCTTGATAGTAGTGACAGTGTACTCTACTGATAAAAAGGATTTGCCTGGGGTTGGGTGAGATTGAGGCTGATACTTAAACTCTATTCTTTCCCTCAAAATGTAGACCCATTTAAGAGTCTTCTGTTCACATGCGTGATAGTTTGGGATATGAAGTTCCGTATTCACCTGTGTTAGATTATGTTTCATTTGCCTACCTATGTCACCATCCTTATTCACACAAATCCCAAGCATTCTTCTAGGAATGCAATAACTGTTTTTGAAGAGCACTAGCCATGAGGTAAAGAAATCTGGTTTATTATGGAAATGTCATGGAGCATTGGTAAAAATacttgtagattttttttttttcctagtccCATTTCCTGACTAGTTTTCACCAATGATTTGTCTTCGGGGAGAATAGGAAAATGAACTACGGAACACTAGGAACATACAGAGACAGCTCTTTTAGTTGGGATCAGTAGCctatttcagtgctgcagaaagaagaataaTCAACTGCATTAGGCATGTTTTGACTCTGCTTAAAAGCTGTAAGACTGAAATTTAACCCTGGTAGTTCAGGCTGATTCCAGGGACTTTTTGAACTGTAGCTATTCTATAACCTGTGTTCCTGGATAGGTCTTTGTGACTGCTGGGAAAAGAAGCACTGTGTTAAATCACAGTGTTGGTTCCCAAGACTGTAATTAGAAATGAGGTAGAGAAAAGCAAGGGACAGTACACTGTTCTTTCAACGAAAGCAGACCTCTTGCATGTATGCAGATTGACTCTAGCAACAAAAACTGCTGTTTGAGATTCTCTGGCATAGAAGGCTGTATGTTTCAGCAGAGGGGAGGAATTTTATTCTCATGACACATTCACACATTTCCCTAACAACACAGATTGTCTGTAGACAATGAGATATAATAAACTAGGACTTCAGGAAAACTTTTCTAAACATCTGCCACAGAAACCGCAGTGTTCTTGTGTCTTTGTACGGTATCTAGGGAATAAATTATTCCTGTACTTGctattttaaatctattttacaTGACCATTAGTGTGCtagaaattattataattattgttCTtcaggtgtatatatataaaatcaattGACATCTCCTGTTCTGTTCCTGCTGTGACAATTGCAGTGTACTGTTTACAGCGACGAAGGCAGAACTACCATTACAAAGCCTGCTCCCAAAGGCCAAATGTAGGAAGTTtgtccattaaaaataatgccaACCTATCTTTCAAAAGCAACATTGGCTTTGTAGCAAAATCATCATGTTCAGACTTATGCGAAGAATTAAGTTTCTGTTGTGATTCACTTTTCTAGAGCAAGAAATCATCTTTTAATTAAGGGTGTATTTAGCAAAGCAGCTTTGGTTTTGGCTGACTAGACTGAGCTAGAGTTTTGCAGGGggacaaaaatagaaaatcaaaaATGGAGAAGGTAATGGAACACTGTATTCTTCTATATAAATATCATCTTGCTCTGTATTTGTTGCCATAAtactttcttctattttcttcttcatagtCTAGAagctaagaaaataaagctttttcatttGATGATCTTTTTGTCTGCTATTCCTTGTTATGCTTACATGTTCTTTCATCAGAtgtctgctttcccttcctACATCAGTATGCAGTTCTATAAAATGAAGTTGGGAGGTCTGAAAGACTGCAGAAAGTAAAAGATAGGCAAGGTGGCATGAAAACTGAATCTACTGATAAACTAAATAGAAATCTTCAGTTGTTCTTAACAGAGAATAACTAAGGAGAAAGTTTTCTACCTAATGTTCTGACagtttgaagaaagaaattttacaCAGACTGGAGTACTCTCTCATAATGGCTCTTCTAGTAAACACTTAATTTACAGTAACATTACTTcaataaacatttaattttgggATAGCAACAGTAATAACTGTAGAAAACATCTCTTCTTTGTCTCTTCATTCTTTGCAGTTCGTCAGCTTCACCGGGAATTCCTCAGAGCTGGATCCAATGTTCTACAGACATTCACCTTTTATGCCAGTGAGGACAAACTAGAGAACAGGGGCAATTATGTAGCTGAGAAAATAAGTGTGAGTAGAACTCTGTTTTGAtggaaatatgaaataaatggattaattttaaaatatttagcagaGAGATTATTGAGTGCTTTCACAGTTTGCCATTAACAGTTGTGGCTATATTTGGGGACTAGAGAATGAGATGATGCAATTTCAGAGTGTGGAATagcaagaaagacaaaaaaaagggggagggggcaAGGATGAAGAGATAGTATTGTCCATTGTCCATCCACAAAGAGGATGTCCacatagtatttttttccatttgaggAGATTAGTTTGCTGGAGTATTGATACAAAATGTATAGGGAGGACTAAATGCACAGAGAACACaatcagtgaaaaaaaccaGATGCTTTAACatccagagaaacaaaaaacaactttaaaaatgaTGAAGAATCCTCAACAATGAGTGGCTAATGAGAATGGAATGTTTTTTAGAACCATATCTTCAGTAAAGtaacaacttaaaaaaacagtGGTCAATATTCCCCTTCTCACATGTAAGGATAATCTGTTACAGCAACACAAGTACcatgtctgtgttttcttacCACCTACACAAAGGAGTTGTATGCTGTCGGACGCGTTCACTACATGAAGGCGCCAGCTCCACTGGCACTTCTGGCACAAACATTTCTAGATAGTTCCTTTGACACTAGAAAGTTTCACAGACTAGAAAGTTTCAGAGATCAGAGAAAAATTGAGTGTTTTCTCTGATCCTTTCCTGTTTGGTCCTATTGTATATTTCAAACTTTGCAAAACAGAGAAGATTCTCCAGGGATCAGGGAAGAAGGAATATCTTTGTATCTGTGATGATATCCCAAGCCAGAAATTTACACAATCTGGACAATCTTGGAAACACTTGAGGCTTAATTTAGAGGTCATACCAAAATGTCTTATGaccaaatatatttgaaatgctGCACCTTCACATCCAATAGATATAACATTGAAATGTCTGAAGTGGTAGTCCTAGAAACACAGTGCCTCTGGAACAAGCCATGCTCCAACTCTCGCTGCCATGCAAAATTATAAGAAGGGCTGTGAAAGCACCTGGTATTGGGAATGCGTTGCACTAAAGCTTTCAAGATTGATTCACTGCTAGTTCTAGAAGCAGGTTCCTCCAGGCTTTAACTGGTTTATGGCTCCACCTCCCAGGGTTCTCAAATACGTACCTGAGCACAACTGCAAATGAAAGACAGTCTGTCATCAATAACCTTAAAAATCAGCTGGGTCTTCTGAGGCAGCCATGAGAAACTTCACCTGAAAGAAACCTATGTAGATTCTAAGTAGCCCATAGACTGCAGAGAAAGCTGCTTGAATCAGCACTTATCTACCACAAATAATGATTcttttcccaaaatatttttttccctagcttAACCTCTTCTTCACAAGCTGTTCCAGTCATCCTGATTTAGGTATAGAGGGAATGTGTCTTTCAGTGTAGATGATTAATTAATCATGTATAGTGATAAGTTTCCCTTTACTATTCTTAAATTGGTAAATTTAATATCAGACAATTaataacatcttttaaaaaatgtcttaaatAGTTCTGTAtgaatattgtattttaaattttgtgaattctcaaaatgctaaaatacattaaaaaaagataaaacaattGAAATAACTACACATTGTTTTCCACCCACAAAGTATCAGAATAAAACCATACATTTAAGCGTAACTAACTCATTTTCTAAGAGGTAAAGAAAATTCCACTTCACaccaaatatttgctttttatggaCTATTCATGTAAGCTGTATTAAAGGTAATATGTTTTTGTAGTATTTGATAATATGATAATCTAGAGGTGGCAAGAAATTTGTTTCCTAGTGTTTGctatttttttgaaagatgctAATCTGCCTAAccaatgttattaaaaaaaaattaaattatagaCGAATATGAAGAAGCCATTATGGATTTTCACTCTTCTTGTACTTTTTGTGCTCTGAAGTTACACGCATATCTCTGACCAGGTAAAACTGACATAATCTATATTCATACAGAGCCAGAAAGTGAATGAAGCTGCTTGTGACATTGCAAGAGAAGTGGCTACTGAAGGTGATGCTTTAGTGGCTGGAGGAGTCAGTCAAACACCATCATACTTAAGCTGCAAGGATAAAGCAGAGGTTAAAGCAGTCTTTCGAAAGCAAGTAGATATCTTTATGAAGAAGAATGTGGACTTCCTAATTGCAGAGGTAAATCTGTAAAAAAAGCACATGCCTTCTACAGGCACAGTGTTAACTACAATATGTCTAGTCTGCTTTAGGATtacaattatttatttctttctcctttaaaattttctattatGCTTTTATTCCAATAGCATCAGGTATTTTTCTAAATGCACAATAGCATCCACAAGCATCCTAAAATAGGAACCCTGAAACCTGAATTTCTACCTCAGTCAAATAAAATTCTGTACTGGTATGAAAAGGATAGGTTAATGTGATCTTGGCTAGTTCCTATTTCCTCCCATACTGTAACAAACCTAAGGCGacttttctgtatgaaaatagTTCTTTGGGGATTAATCACTGATTAACTTCCTGTATGGGCATTATTATTGTGAAACAAgagtataattattttttatttagtttcacTTACTgactttaaaatcctttttcaaCTGTGTAGTCCATGGATTCAATTGAATTCTGTTAgtgtaaatcagaaaataatcaAGTCGTATTGTGGTGAATTTGGGGTCTGGATTAAAGTATTCATACTTCATCTCCCAGAAACAGACGTAGTccacttttaatttctttcagtattttgaacATGTTGAAGAGGCTGTCTGGGCAGTTGAAGTTCTAAAAGAATCTGGAAAGCCAGTTGCAGCTACAATGTGCATTGGTCCAGAAGGAGACATGCATGGTATTCCACCTGGACAATGTGCTGTCCAACTGGTGAAGGCTGGTAAGAACCTCTTTCAATATGccctttaaaaatatggaaCAAAGTAAAGTCCTTAAGTATTGAGATAAATATATGTGTATCTTGATTAGATAGCTTCCCAATTCTATCTAATAAAAGCTTGGAACATGTAGGAAAGTTTTTATGTGTACTTTACTACAGCAGACttgtgaaaaaataagaaacaaatgacAATGCAGCTATGAAATCTTTGTTAACCAGGCTGCTATTGGAACCAATAGCCACAGCCTGCTGATACTGAATAGAGCAAAACCCTTAATCTACTCAAATTTCGTTACAAAGCCAACTGCAGATTATGGAAACATAAGCAGAATCCAAAGCCACCTTTGATTGTCTACTTATGTTTTTAGAAATGTATGGAGCACAGTTCCAATCCACGATGAGAGAATAAGAGGATGaaaaaattttatctttttgccCATCAAaggctgtgttttctgcaggaCAAAGGAAAGGGCAGAAGAAATTTATAGGGGCATGATGAATGATGGTGCAGGGGTTTATTATGTCTGTTCTGAACGACTCTTTCCCTTTGGAATTAGAACTGAAATTCAAAGGCAGAACCTGTGTTAGGAACCTGCTAGCTATTTGCATATGTGTCTGTATATAACCAGTCTTCACTGATGAAGCACTGATAAGAAAAGCAACTGTACGAGGGTGGAGATATATTTCGTCATCACCAGGAAGGTAAAGAGGAGTGCAACTGAGATGTAAATGGAACAATCAACCTCAGGAGAGTTGAGGCTTGCTCTAACCGAACTGCCTTGTTTTCATAATGCTGGTGTAAAGATGGAGTGCTCTGCTTCTGAAGTGCTGTGGCTAAGAACCTTCACATCCCATTTCCTGGGGAGATGTGATTTGaagctgttttcctctcctAGGTGCTTCTATTGTTGGAGTCAACTGCCATTTTGATCCAGATACTTGCCTGGAAACCGTAAAATTGATGAAAGAGGGCTTGCAGGCAGCTAAACTGAAAGCCCACCTGATGTCCCAACCGCTTGCTTTCCAAACACCTGACTGTGGAAAGCAGGGTTTTATTGATCTTCCAGAATTTCCCTTTGGTAAGACAAGGgtatctttttgttttggtttgtttgtttttctaattgtCTGTTCCTATTCTCTCCCCCTGTTCCCCTCTCCACCAGCTTTTAGTACTGTTGAAGCTGCAGGGTGTCCTTCCGTACAATAAGATGAGCCCAAATTATCCTGTCTGGCATTTTCCACAACCTAAACTCCATTAGAAAATGTAGTTCTTGTGCTATGGAATCGTGTTGAGGAAAGCTATAAACAGTCCAAAGAAACGAATGAGAGCAAATACCCTACAAAAACCCCAGTGTTCGGGTTGTGACATCTTATCCCATCAGCCCTATAATGTTTGTTTACCTGTGTAGGGATTTAATGTACAATGCATATGCAGAACTGGATATAGGTGCATGATTACTGCATTCATAATGGTTCAGTCATGAAAGTGTAACTGTCTAATATAAGTGAAATTagagagaaacaagaagagGGAATATATTCTTTGATGTTGCTAACAAATGGATTAGCAGTTTCGAGATAGATTCAACATATGTATGCTCAGGAAAACTTCTACAAAGACTGAAACATTCAGCTGCTTTATGTGTATATAAAGCTTGTGTATTTAGGGTTATTTCCCCCTGCAAAGTAGAA
It contains:
- the LOC115601220 gene encoding betaine--homocysteine S-methyltransferase 1 yields the protein MLPIGKTTKQGKRGILERLDAGEIVIGDGGFVFALEKRGYVKAGPWTPEATVEHPEAVRQLHREFLRAGSNVLQTFTFYASEDKLENRGNYVAEKISSQKVNEAACDIAREVATEGDALVAGGVSQTPSYLSCKDKAEVKAVFRKQVDIFMKKNVDFLIAEYFEHVEEAVWAVEVLKESGKPVAATMCIGPEGDMHGIPPGQCAVQLVKAGASIVGVNCHFDPDTCLETVKLMKEGLQAAKLKAHLMSQPLAFQTPDCGKQGFIDLPEFPFALEPRIVSRWDIQNYARKAYDLGIRYIGGCCGFEPYHIRAIAEELAPERGFLPEASEKHGSWGNSLSMHTKPWVRARARKEYWENLKPASGRPYCPSMSKPDGWGVTKGARELMQQKEATTEQQLKELFQKQKF